The region tttggttttgaaagaaatatgtCTTTCAGTCAAGATAAACGTTTTATTCCTGACTAAGGCAATTCAAGCACCTTTTGATCACCTGTGAACTTCTGAAATATGAGACATAccttttttgataaaataaacagattctGGTCTGGTTTTGTATCTTGCTATGGGGAGGGTCGCTACTATTTTCCCACTCAGGCCTGCAAATCCGTTCGCAAGAGGTTTGGGATAGCCTTTATCCATAACATCGTTAGTGAAACGCCAGTATAGGGGACCCTAatcatttaaggaaaaaatgagctTTAGAGGAAATTCATTCTTGGTAATTGAGCTtcacagacatgaaaaataacCATAACACTAGCATTTTGATAATTACATTGTAAAACTGACTGGAACCACTCCTACATccattaaaaacaggaaaaaatattacaacttcataaaatactttctgcagtCTTTTAACACTGCCTTCGAGTAGGGATAGAGTATCTTAGAAATGAACTGTTAAGAGTGGTTACTGAACAAAGcggttttctttctaaatctctAAATTTTCACGGATAGAAAAAGCTGCTTGAATTCCAGGACAGAATGATTAATTGGGAAATCACTGTATAAATCTCTAATGAGGTGTGTGTATTTCATTATCGCCTTCTTTCAGGAAGGGAAAtgtattaggaaaaactttAGGCCATGTTTGGGCAAGGGAGAGACATGATAAAATACCCGTATTTTAAAgagttggatttttttgaagtgcGGCTCTCATGTAAATATTACTCGATTATCAGTTATTCTGTCAATGCTTTGTCTCCTAGCCAATTACAGGGGAAAAACCCACGGAACTGAGGTTTTCCCTGAGAAGCACCATCTCAAGGCAGACGAggtggggtgggctggggaAGAGACGCCTCGCTTCACCCACGCGCTTTCAAACCCACCGCGCCGCTTGATAAACGCCATTTGTTCTATAAAACGAGCAACGCAGCCCCAGAGCAACGCAAAGGCTCCTCTTCTGCGGGGCTGCATCTCAAAACCTGCACCTTGTTTTTAAGCTCACCGGCCCCACGCACCCTCTCGGCTGCCTCCCGCGCCCCTCACGCTCGCTCCCCGGAGGGAGGGCTCCCCACCTTGATGAAGAAGGTCTTGCCGTCGCAGTTGCACCTGGAGAAGACGGCGTCGATGGGGGACGGGATGCCCCAGCCGTCGCTGATCCGGCGGGGGCTGGTCGCCGGCGGGCTCCTGCCGTTCAGCAACCAGTAGTAGTGACCTGCGCGGCGGGAGGAGACACGGTGAAACGCGTGTGGACAGACGGACGGACAGACGCACGCAGGGCGAAAGGTACTGGAAACGAGGAttcccccccgctcccgcctTTCCTCGCTCCTGCCCTCAGGGCGCGGCCGAGGGGGTAAGGCGGCTCCCGCCCCGGCGGCACGCCTGAGGCGGGCCCGGGCTCGGGTGCCGCTTCGTGAGGGCCTCGGTGCGCTGAAGCGGCTTGGGGGGTaggggcagcgccggggcaggggagggcggcgggggggaagaggaggaggaggaggaaggctggggCCGGCCTACCTCGGAAGACGGCCAGGGTGCCGTTCGGCAGGGCCACCATGCCGTCCGCCGGTTTCCCGCTGCACAGGTCCTTCTCGTCCTTCCTCGCTGCAAAACACAGTGGCTTGGGTTTGTTtaacatttaacaaaaattGCGTTACCTCCCCCGCCCACCGCCGGTAGCACTACGGCTGTTAAATGTGATCGCTTGTGTCGGGTGATGTTCGGGGCTCTCTGTCGTTCAGGCCTCTGCCGGGTGCTTGACATGCGAAGGGTTGAATTACTCGTTTGAGACATATGCTTGCAAAGTTTGCCTCTCGTGTTTTGGTCCCAGGAGTGCAAGACCAACCGTTTATGTGACTAGGTATGGATATCTTTGCTTATTGCTTACCTAAGTACctgtaattcagaaaaagacCTATAAATGCATCGTATGCTACGTCCCTAATTTAATTGCTTCATGCTGTGGCATGTTTACTTGATGTTTCTCCAAGATGCTCTAGTGggttcccttccccttccttatttcttaaaaaagcatttacatTTACTTTCAGTTAAATATAAAGGAAGGATGAATCTGTTTTGGACAAAAATccaagtattttccattttaaaaccttttttttttcccctcaaaaataCCTGTCAATATATGattgaaaaaaatacccaaGAACCTGCAGGCTAtatctgattaaaataaatagtgaggacatgaaaaatgttgtagcaaaaagcacagaggaaagagaataCAGGAAAAGACTTCTTGTCTGTCTTATGTGACATTTTTTGTATGTGACTACAAAATGCCAGGTTAGGTACCCTGAGTAATGGTGGCTATGGAGCCTGACCTCCCTAGCAATGTTTTCATGGgacttagaaatattttgtctttttcctttactttttttctgtttgcaccTTCTACAGTACTTACAGCAAACGTTTTTCAGCAGGACCAATTACTGAAACAAGATCATGCTCTAAACTACATGCAGAATTTCATTAACAACACaattgaaaactgaggcacCAGTATTCAGGATGCTGGCAGCTGTAGCACCGTGGTTATGGTTGACCACCAGGACAGGAGTGCCATGTTGTTGTGGCACCAGATAGAAAGGTCTTGCATGTCCTTTACTCACGTGTTTTCTTGTGCTCTCTGGTGGAGTTATTGGTGCTTTTGTACCTACTGGAATGCAATTACCTTGTGTTTCTCCAGTTAAAATTGGCAAGTCTGCAGTTTGTATTAAAGGCTTGTTGTTTATCTGAGGCTCTTCTTGTACTGGCAGAGTTTCAGGGTTGGCTGGATGAGGCTCATCTCTCGTGTCGGTAACCTCCTGAAAATGTATAGTTGGCTTGGATGTCCCTTTAGAAAcaataaacatttcttctatCGTGTCTTTTTTATCTCTTGTAGCAGTCTCTTTGGTAACTGTAGTTTCCACTCCTTTGTCAATACTAGGGGCCTTTTCAGGGgcatcttccatttctttctcaggtGTGAGGCTAGTTTCTTTGATGGTCGTTACCTCTTTTTTACCAGCTGTTGTTGTCTCCACGACAACACAAGTAGCACTTGTGCTCTTtttagctgctgctgttacagtCTGCTTAGTTTCCGTAGTTGTGtctcttttatttgttgttACAATCTCCCTAGGTTTAGGAGTTGAATCTGTTTTGGCAGTTGTTGCCAACACAGTGGGCTTGGGCAAGGGAGTtgtaactgctgctgctgttgttgttacAGTCGCTGTTCCCACAgggctttcttcttttttagctGTTAAGGTCTCTTTTGGTGTGGGAGTCTTGTCTTGTTTAGCTGGGgttgcttctttttctgcagccGTTGTTGCAGTCTTTTTGTCCGCAGTAGTTGCTTCTGATTCAGCTGCTGTAGTGACAGCTTGCTTGGCTGTAGGAGTTGTATTTGGAATATTGTCCTTACCTTTAGGAGAGTCATCTGGTTTAGCTGTTATCACCGTAGTTACGGTAGTTGTGTCTCTCCTACttgttaaaatgtctttaagCACAGTagttttgtctttcttgggtgTTGTTATCTCTTTGTTCATCgtggttgtttttattttaggtgTTGTCTCTTTGATTATAGGAGTAGTAACAGTTTTAGctgttgttttgtcttttttgtcaGTTATTACAATCTCAGTAGTCTTAGCTGCAGTCACCACTATCCTTTGTACTGCTGTAGTCGTGTCTTTTGCAGTTGTGCTGGTTGCTACTTTGGGTGCAGGAgttgtaattttcttctttgctgttgtttctgaaACCATTGTGTCTGCTTCAGGTATGGGTGTTTCCTTCCTAGTTGTTGTGACCGCCTCACTGCTTTCTGTGGTTGTGCCTTTTTTAGCAGTTGTTACTAATCCAGGGACAGTAGTTGTCACTTCAATAGGTGTTGTTTTCTGTATGGCAGTGGTGTCAGCCTCGGTGGCTGCAGGGGTAGTCCCCTTGACCTCAGGAGGCTTGGGAGAgtctgcctctgcctcctccactTTAGGGGTAGTGGGAGAGTCTGCCTTGGTCGTTGGTGCCTCTGGGGTTGTGTCTTCAggtttgggggtggtgggagagtCTGCCTTGGTCGTTGGTGCCTCTGTGGTCTGTGGGGTTGTGTCTTCAGGTTTGGGGGTGGTGGGCGAGTCTGCCTTGGTCGTTGGTGCCTCTGTGGCCTCTGGGGTTGTGTCTTCAggtttgggggtggtgggagagtCCGCCTTGGTTGTTGGTGCCTCTGTGGCCTCTGGGGTTGTGTCTTCAggtttgggggtggtgggagagtCAGCCTTGGTTGTTGGTGCCTCTGGGGTTGTGTCTTCAGGTTTGGGGGTGGTGGGCGAGTCTGCCTTGGTCGTTGGTGCCTCTGCGGCCTCTGGGGTTGTGTCTTCAggtttgggggtggtgggagagtCCGCCTTGGTCGTTGGTGCCTCTGGGGTTGTGTCTTCAGGTTTAGGGGTGGTGGGAGAGTCCGCCTTGGTTGTTGGTGCCTCTGTGGCCTCTGGGGTTGTGTCTTCAggtttgggggtggtgggagagtCCGCCTTGGTCGTTGGTGCCTCTGGGGTTGTGTCTTCAggtttgggggtggtgggagagtCCGCCTTGGTCGTTGGTGCCTCTGGGGTTGTGTCTTCAggtttgggggtggtgggagagtCCGCCTTGGTCGTTGGTGCCTCTGGGGTTGTGTCTTCAggtttgggggtggtgggagagtCTGCCTTGGTCGTTGGTGCCTCTGGGGTTGTGTCTTCAGGTTTGGGGGTGGTGGGCGAGTCAGCCTTGGTCGTTGGTGCCTCTGTGGCCTCTGGGGTTGTGTCTTCAggtttgggggtggtgggagagtCCGCCTTGGTTGTTGGTGCCTCTGTGGCCTCTGGGGTTGTGTCTTCGGatttgggggtggtgggagagtCCGCCTTGGTTGTTGGTGCCTCTGTGGCCTCTGGGGTTGTGTCTTCAggtttgggggtggtgggagagtCCGCCTTGGTTGTTGGTGCCTCTGTGGCCTCTGGGGTTGTGTCTTCAGGTTTGGGGGTGGTGGGCGAGTCAGCCTTGGTCGCTGGTGCCTCTGTGGCCTCTGGGGTTGTGTCTTCAGGTTTGGGGGTCATGGGAGAGTCTGCTTTGGTCATCAGTTCCTCTGTGGCCTCAGGGGTCTCATCTTCAACCTTAGGAGTGGTGGGAGAGTCCGCCTTGGTTGTTGGTGCCTCTGTGGCCTCTGGGGTTGTGTCTTCAggtttgggggtggtgggagagtCTGCTTCGGTCATCAGTTCCTCTGTGGCCTCTGGGGTTGTGTCTTCAGGTTTGGGGGTGGTGGGCAAGTCAGCCTTGGTTGTTGGTGCCTCTGTGGCCTCTGGGGTTGTGTCTTCAGGTTTGGGGGTCATGGGAGAGTCTGCTTTGGTCATCAGTTCCTCTGTGGCCTCAGGGGTCTCATCTTCAACCTTAGGAGTGGTGGGAGAGTCCGCCTTGGTCGTTGGTGCCTCTGGGGTTGTGTCTTCAggtttgggggtggtgggagagtCCGCCTTGGTTGTTGGTGCCTCTGGGGTTGTGTCTTCAggtttgggggtggtgggagagtCCGCCTTGGTCGTTGGTGCCTCTGTGGCCTCTGGGGTTGTGTCTTCAggtttgggggtggtgggagagtCCGCCTTGGTTGTTGGTGCCTCTGTGGCCTCTGGGGTTGTGTCTTCAggtttgggggtggtgggagagtCCGCCTTAGTCGTTGGTGCCTCTGTGGCCTCTGGGGTTGTGTCTTCAggtttgggggtggtgggagagtCTGCTTCGGTCATCAGTTCCTCTGTGGCCTCAGGGGTCTCATCTTCAACCTTAGGAGTGGTGGGAGAGTCTGCCTTGGTTGTTGGTGCCTCTGTGGCCTCTGGGGTTGTGTCTTCAggtttgggggtggtgggagagtCAGCCTCGGTCAATGGTGCCTCTGTGGCCTCTGGGGTTGTGTCTTCAggtttgggggtggtgggagagtCCGCCTTGGTTGTTGGTGCCTCTGTGGCCTCTGGGGTTGTGTCTTCAggtttgggggtggtgggagagtCCGCCTTGGTTGTTGGTGCCTCTGTGGCCTCTGGGGTTGTGTCTTCAGGTTTAGGGGTGGTGGGAGAGTCCGCCTTGGTTGTTGGTGCCTCTGTGGCCTCTGGGGTTGTGTCTTCAggtttgggggtggtgggagagtCCGCCTTGGTCGTTGGTGCCTCTGTGGCCTCTGGGGTTGTGTCTTCAggtttgggggtggtgggagagtCTGCTTCGGTCATCAGTTCCTCTGTGGCCTCAGGGGTCTCATCTTCAACCTTAGGAGTGGTGGGAGAGTCTGCCTTGGTTGTTGGTGCCTCTGTGGCCTCTGGGGTTGTGTCTTCAggtttgggggtggtgggagagtCAGCCTCGGTCAATGGTGCCTCTGTGGCCTCTGGGGTTGTGTCTTCAggtttgggggtggtgggagagtCCGCCTTGGTTGTTGGTGCCTCTGTGGCCTCTGGGGTTGTGTCTTCAggtttgggggtggtgggagagtCTGCTTCGGTCATCAGTTCCTCTGTGGCCTCTGGGGTTGTGTCTTCAACCTTAGGAGTGGTGGGAGAGTCTGCCTTGGTTGTTGGTGCCTCTGTGGCCTCTGGGGTTGTGTCTTCAGGTTTAGGGGTGGTGGGAGAGTCCGCCTTGGTTGTTGGTGCCTCTGTGGCCTCTGGGGTTGTGTCTTCAggtttgggggtggtgggagagtCAGCCTTGGTTGTTGGTGCCTCTGTGGCCTCTGGGGTTGTGTCTTCAggtttgggggtggtgggagagtCCGCCTTGGTTGTTGGTGCCTCTGTGGCCTCTGGGGTTGTGTCTTCAggtttgggggtggtgggagagtCCGCCTTGGTTGTTGGTGCCTCTGTGGCTTCTGGGGTTGTCTCTTCTCCTTTGGGGGTCATGGGAGAGTCTGCTTCGGTTATTGGTTCCTCTGTGGCCTCAGGGGTCATATCTTCAACCTTAGGAGTGGTGGAAGAATCAGCCTTGGTCGTTGATGCCGCTGTTGTCGCAGGGGTATCTTTCTGAGCCGTAGTGGTCTCTGTGGTAGTTGTTGCTTTTGTGGTAGTACTTGTAGTAGGTGGCAAACTGGTTTTTGGACCAGATGTAGTTGCTTTGATTGTTGTGGTTGTATCAGGGTGTTTTGTAGTTGGAGCAGGACTGGTCACTTTGTTTTCCGGTCCACTGCCAGTATCTATGAGAACAAATACCTATTAAGGCATTGGAATTGCAGTGTGTGCACCTATTgcatattaatttattataCCGATTAGAAATAGCTGCTTATCCTTTGAATGCGATAGTTGTTTTTATGGTCTTTGCTCTAAAAGCTTTCTGTGTAAAATCACACTTAATTAGCTTTGAAGTGGTTGGCACACTTATttaaactggcaaaaaaaaaggtacgTGGAAACCCAAGTTAAATTGATAAATGCCAGTTTATGGACTTAGGTAACTGtcaaaagataaataatttagAAGAGCAAAACTAACCTGAACTGGGTTAAATGTGAATTCCTTTTGCCTGCCTGCGACTTTGCAGCAGCTTCGTGAAGTTTTAAGTAATCCTTTTGGCTAACCTGTCGCAACTCCGAGTGCAGCATGGCAGATTTTAGTTTGGTGTTTGTAGGTGAGGCCACCTGGTGTTTCTATCCTTTTTCATGGAAGGGGAACCACACTATAAAATATAGTCCTTCTAATAAGACACTTCCCTTCTCAGTCTGTTCTTTCAATTTATTACTCTGACCTTAATTATAACATAGCCCGCACCGATGACCTGAACTTGAAGGAAAGAGGTAGGGAAACgggaggaaaacaaactttctgAATACAGACGCCTGACTGCATCTCCTACTGTATCTTTATATCTTGGATGGTTTTCCTCTTTGTGATTTATGGCTGTAAGACTCTCTTTACTTGTATATATAGTTACATTGACTTGAGTCAAATTGTTAATATAGCTATATTCAGTAAAAAGTAACAGTAAATGCTTCTGCATTTAATCTCTCACTAAGTGTTATCGCTCTGAAGTTTTGCCATTTCGTTCTATTTTCACAtaggttttgtgggttttttgtgttcttgggttttttttcctgtgcttcctGCTGTGTTGCTATCTACCATTACAACTGAATTGGCATTTGTTtcttgaaaacctgaaaaaaccAAGGGCAGCATCATGTGGTTTGGGGCCATGTTGTTCAGCTTTTgaacaaattgaaaaatataaaaatctgagCTATTGCTGATGGTCACGGCCTGATGACTGTTAGCAGCACTGATGCAGTGTCTCTCCCAGCAGACTGGAAGAACTTATAATACTGCAGTGTGAGGAATAATCCCTGTGTAAATGTATTGTAGAAACAGTGCGGTATGAGCAGAGCGTTGCAGAATAGGTTTTCCTCCCACCCAATGTGTCTGAAATACCATAAGCCAAGTGGGATCTTGTTAATGGTTGTTTGAATTTCATTTAACCCactatattgatttttttgtaatagGAAATTGCCACAGCAGAAAGTTAAGTACcccaaatttaaaatttaaaaaaaaaaaaaaagtaagggtTAAAATATCGGCCAAAATTGACTTCTAGTCTCATTTCATTCTTGTTACTTCAGGTTTCAAGTTCAAACTGATCTCCTGAGTTATCACGTAAAATGCTGGAGCAGAATATCAAAGAACACAGGAAAGCAACAtattttccattcagaaaaaataaattatgtgttTTCTGAAGCTGTGTGAGGCCTGGCTTGATTAAAGCTAGAGAAACCTGCTAGGAGATTTTCCTGTCTTGGTCCTGCCAATTCATCACTGTCCCAAAATACAACACCCTTCCTGTTCCAGCCGTGGACTTTGTCCAAAACTGACAATGGTGTGTAACATTTTTGGAAGATGCGTGTGAAAATCCAATAGAGATGCAGGAGACATCACCACAGTCTGACATCTGTGCTAAGTGAACTCTCCAGAGTCAGTATCCTGAGGTCTAGGTGAGGTAATTAGTTTATAAACTGAGCAGTTCCAAGCTTGGTAACTGTCTGGTAATGTCTCGCATCGGCTTTCTATTtccagagcaggaaaatggtCTTTAATGTTCCTTCAGGTAACACCCATCCTGTTTCATTCATATACTTTCCTACCTTCCATAACTTCATGGGGCTGCGTTACTTCCTCTggcttcttttcctcatttttggaTGACCTTTTAgatgttggtttgttttctggagTAGTCTTCGGTGATggcttttctgtgtgtgctgaaagaaataaaataatctgttaaTGGGAGCGTTTTTCTTTATAGGTGCTTGGTGTCAACTGTGTGAGAAGAAAGTGATTACAAAATTTCAGTTACCATCTTACATATAAATCTAAGCTTCTTCCTATCTATAGGATTCTTTACAGTATTATTTggggagaaagagcaaaaataccCTTTGGATCCCTAAGTCTTTCATCACAGACGGGAGAAATGTTTTTCCCAGAAGTCTGGGGTGAGGCATTCTTTGCTAACGGCAATTttgaggtggggaaaaaagatgaattcTGAGTGGAGTTCTACGTTCTGAAAatttgtctaatttttttttgtcagcttatTTTTTGACTACAGATGGCTTGGAACTAACTCACTATAGTGGATTTCTGAGAGCTATCATATTAGCCAAGCATTTACTTTGGTAATCTGAACATTTAGTTATATTGTAGTTCTTCAGATGATTCTACACAAGTGATCATTTTGGAGACATCTTAAAAGCAAtagtttttttgaaagagacaGGAGCTACAAAGCAGGCATGGACCAAAGAAACAACGCAAGGTCTAAGTATTAAGCTAACTTCTAGTAGGCTGAGTTTGAGGAGAAACTGGAGGTTTGTGTTCAGATTTTCCAACTCTGAAGATTGCATGGGATTTCACTTGCATCCAGTAAGagccagaaaatatttttcaattcatTGTTGGGTCAAAGTGTACAATTGGAAGGGAGACTCTCTCTCTTCCCGCTAGCGTAGACTTGTAGAAGGATCTTGTTAGTTGTGAAAAAAGTGTGATGGAACTCGGGGAacctgcagaatttttttgaTCCAACTAAAGGAGCTGGTAACTGCCATAGGTGTGTGTAATCAGCTCCTTACAAAACGAGCGGTATTTTTGTCTCTCAAGGTGATGACCATGGTATCAAAGGATTTACTTTCATAGCCAGCTAGTACTCAAGGCAAGTAAGGTTGGGTGTTGGACTATATCCTGAAGCTTTTactgagaaagagcaagaaattgTAATTGTTGAATAAAATCACTTTGGGAGCTGAATTGGCTTTCGGAGGAGCCAGTagtgggggggaaaaatgttTGATCAGTCCTTAactgtgtgtgcgtgtgtattCAGGGGATATAGGGCTTCTGGAGGATGGGAAAGATAAACATGATCTCTAGATATACATGTAAACTTAGCTTCCCTTTACAGAACAAAGTGTTCAGAAgatgcagaaacagcaaaattattGATGTAACTTAAGTAGCATGAGTGGAAGTGCACATGCAAAACCTGGCCTTACAAGTATTATTCTAGGTGACAGTTCTGATAGTAAATTAGAGTATGGCTAGTGCCAAAAGAGACTAACGCAAAATACTTTACCCTCAGAGTTTGTATCTTGGTGATGGCTTCCAGTATATCTACCTGTACGCGCCCATAAAGTGTTCATGCTTGAGAAAATGGCCAGTTTATTTTTGAACTtagattttgttatttttgttttgttttctgttcagtaGCTAACTTCTTGTGTCCTAAGAAGCCTCTACAGTTAATGTTTTATGATAATGCAGAGCATCTCTGTTTAAATATATGTAGGAAAAATATAGTGATAAAGAAGTTTCTTACCCTCTTTACAGTGTTCCGTGTAGTCAGGGCAACATTTGCCATATCTTTCACAGTCTGCGTCACAGTCAcactctcttcctctttcaaagGCTTCAAAGCAACGTCCTCTGCAGGAGACTGCTGCGTAAGGCAGAACAAGAGAGTTAGTATTTTTGGCTAGCTCACATTTAACGCTGGGACCTTTCTACAGTGAAGTCATTTGCTTAAGCTGATGTAAAGAACAGCTTCATAACATCAGGTGGTTATTCTGGTCTGATCCAGAACTTGTTTGTGTAATTGTGGGTTTTGGATCGGGCTATACAACCAGAACTGCACTTTGCCATTGCAGTATATTGAGACCATTTAGAATTTATAGTGGAATAAAACGTGACCTCAGCGTTCACTTTAGCTAGGTCCCATCATAGAGGGTTTCCATTTCCCTAATCAAATAGCAGTTATCTCAAGAATAGTATTTGCATTCTGGGTTGGGTTTTCAAATAGGTGTTCACCAGGGTACCACTTTGCATCAAGAGTGAT is a window of Gymnogyps californianus isolate 813 chromosome 8, ASM1813914v2, whole genome shotgun sequence DNA encoding:
- the PRG4 gene encoding proteoglycan 4, which gives rise to MSYLKVMIIWNILCVSLVILSLSLFQEVSSEDLSSCTGRCGEGYSREHDCHCDFNCQHYMECCPDFKKVCTVAVSCRGRCFEAFERGRECDCDADCERYGKCCPDYTEHCKEAHTEKPSPKTTPENKPTSKRSSKNEEKKPEEVTQPHEVMEATTTTETTTAQKDTPATTAASTTKADSSTTPKVEDMTPEATEEPITEADSPMTPKGEETTPEATEAPTTKADSPTTPKPEDTTPEATEAPTTKADSPTTPKPEDTTPEATEAPTTKADSPTTPKPEDTTPEATEAPTTKADSPTTPKPEDTTPEATEAPTTKADSPTTPKVEDTTPEATEELMTEADSPTTPKPEDTTPEATEAPTTKADSPTTPKPEDTTPEATEAPLTEADSPTTPKPEDTTPEATEAPTTKADSPTTPKVEDETPEATEELMTEADSPTTPKPEDTTPEATEAPTTKADSPTTPKPEDTTPEATEAPTTKADSPTTPKPEDTTPEATEAPTTKADSPTTPKPEDTTPEATEAPTTKADSPTTPKPEDTTPEATEAPLTEADSPTTPKPEDTTPEATEAPTTKADSPTTPKVEDETPEATEELMTEADSPTTPKPEDTTPEATEAPTTKADSPTTPKPEDTTPEATEAPTTKADSPTTPKPEDTTPEATEAPTTKADSPTTPKPEDTTPEAPTTKADSPTTPKPEDTTPEAPTTKADSPTTPKVEDETPEATEELMTKADSPMTPKPEDTTPEATEAPTTKADLPTTPKPEDTTPEATEELMTEADSPTTPKPEDTTPEATEAPTTKADSPTTPKVEDETPEATEELMTKADSPMTPKPEDTTPEATEAPATKADSPTTPKPEDTTPEATEAPTTKADSPTTPKPEDTTPEATEAPTTKADSPTTPKSEDTTPEATEAPTTKADSPTTPKPEDTTPEATEAPTTKADSPTTPKPEDTTPEAPTTKADSPTTPKPEDTTPEAPTTKADSPTTPKPEDTTPEAPTTKADSPTTPKPEDTTPEAPTTKADSPTTPKPEDTTPEATEAPTTKADSPTTPKPEDTTPEAPTTKADSPTTPKPEDTTPEAAEAPTTKADSPTTPKPEDTTPEAPTTKADSPTTPKPEDTTPEATEAPTTKADSPTTPKPEDTTPEATEAPTTKADSPTTPKPEDTTPQTTEAPTTKADSPTTPKPEDTTPEAPTTKADSPTTPKVEEAEADSPKPPEVKGTTPAATEADTTAIQKTTPIEVTTTVPGLVTTAKKGTTTESSEATTPKIKTTTMNKEITTPKKDKTTVLKDILTSRRDTTTVTTVITAKPDDSPKGKDNIPNTTPTAKQAVTTAAESEATTADKKTATTAATTPLPKPTVLATTAKTDSTPKPREIVTTNKRDTTTETKQTVTAAAKKSTSATCVVVETTTAGKKEVTTIKETSLTPEKEMEDAPEKAPSIDKGVETTVTKETATRDKKDTIEEMFIVSKGTSKPTIHFQEVTDTRDEPHPANPETLPVQEEPQINNKPLIQTADLPILTGETQARKDEKDLCSGKPADGMVALPNGTLAVFRGHYYWLLNGRSPPATSPRRISDGWGIPSPIDAVFSRCNCDGKTFFIKGPLYWRFTNDVMDKGYPKPLANGFAGLSGKIVATLPIARYKTRPESVYFIKKDGNMQQYVYRQEPAKKCQRRTQVTVRYPAYVPRLVIRRRFQRAVRMPTVIKTVRFNPYPSGVLRKEIKMTTYWRGLPKVIHSTISLPNYNKPDGYDYYAFSYNRYYSLDVGKRIARPVTALTGKTVSKDWYNCPSK